DNA from Gloeocapsa sp. PCC 73106:
TTAATGGGGGAGATGATTCCTTGATGTAAATATTTAGCGGTGCGACCCCGCGGAGGTCTCCTCCGCTAGGGAACGCGCACCAAGAGAAAACATTCGTAACTTCTTACTTCAGGAAATAGGTCATTATATGCACAGCAATATTGATCTATGATGGAAACTGTTGGTGCCGGCGTACGCTTTAAATGTTTGAGAATCTGTAATTCTACATCCATTGTCTTGTCTGGCTTCTAGCCAACGATAGTCGAGTTCCTCTTAATTTTAATTCTCGGAGACTGACAAAAGAGGGATAATAATCCAATACTTGGTTTATCTTCTTCACTTTTAATTAATTCATCAACTGCTTTTAGATAAAAATTTAACTTTCCTGCGTGTTCTGGTTCAAATTCCCCTGTTTTTAATTCTATGACTACATAACAATGTAGGCGAACATGATAAAATAATAAGTCTAAATAAAATTCTCTTTCCCCTACTTTAATAGGTACTTGCCTTCCTAAATAAGCAAAGCCAGAGCCTAATTCCAATAAAAATTTAGTAATATGTTCAATTAGGCTAGACTCTAACTCACGTTCATTATAATTAGTAGCAAGTGTTAAAAAATCAAAAACATAAGGGTCTTTAATTATCTGCTGGGCTAAATCAGATTGAGGCATTGGTAAAGTTTGAGAAAAATTACTAATTGCTTTTCCCTCTCTTTGATACAAACCGTTTTCTATCTGATGAATTTAAACGTTCCGACTCCAATTATGCTTAACTGTACTATTAACATAAAATAAAGCTTCATCAAGATTTTTACATTTAGAAATAATCGCGATATTATGTCCCCAAGGAATATTAAAAATTGGCGATAGAGAAGACTCTCTTAATTGGTCAACAGCTTGTTGACTAATTGAAATATCATTAGAATAAAACTGATACCATTGTCTAATTAATTTAAGATTAGTTTGAGAAAATCCTTTCATTTCTGGAAACTCGGACATTAAATCCTTGCTCAAAGTTTTAAGAAAACCCTCCCCCCAAGTACTGCTTTTTTGTTTTTCAATAATATCTGCCCCCAATTCCCAGTAAAA
Protein-coding regions in this window:
- a CDS encoding PDDEXK nuclease domain-containing protein, with protein sequence MYQREGKAISNFSQTLPMPQSDLAQQIIKDPYVFDFLTLATNYNERELESSLIEHITKFLLELGSGFAYLGRQVPIKVGEREFYLDLLFYHVRLHCYVVIELKTGEFEPEHAGKLNFYLKAVDELIKSEEDKPSIGLLSLFCQSPRIKIKRNSTIVG
- a CDS encoding DUF1016 N-terminal domain-containing protein — its product is MRQVQLKAVVAVNRELLLFYWELGADIIEKQKSSTWGEGFLKTLSKDLMSEFPEMKGFSQTNLKLIRQWYQFYSNDISISQQAVDQLRESSLSPIFNIPWGHNIAIISKCKNLDEALFYVNSTVKHNWSRNV